TTTTGGGCATTTCGGCAAGCCGGCTTGATGGCTTCCGAAGTTGAGCCGGCTGCGGTTTATTTGAATGGCGTCTATCAAGGCCTGTATTATTTCATTGAGCCAGTCGACGAGGATTTTTTAAGAATTCGCCGGCGTCGGCTGGGGTCCTTGTATGAAGCTTTTAACGGCAAATTCGATGGCGCGCATTTCTCGTTTGCCGGCGGCTATGATGTTCGTTTGGGCTTTGAAAGCAAGGGCGAGCGTAAGGAGTTTTATGGCGATTTGGAGCGGCTCATTGAAATTCTCGACGCCTCGACGCCGGAAAATCTTCCGGCCCGAATCGAGCCGCTGCTCGACGTGGAAAATTATTTGCGCTATCTTGCCGTTTCAGTTCTTTTTCATAATTGGGACGGCTACTTCAATAATTTTCGCTTGCATCTGGATCCGCAGATTGGAAAATTTCAAATCATTCCGTGGGATTTGGACAATCTGTTGGAGCTGCACCCGACGCGCAGCCGTCTGGAAGGCGCGAATGAGCTGAGTGAGAAATTGTTGCAAGTGCCGGCCTATCGCCGGCGTTACAAACAAATTTTGTTGGAGTTGATGGACGAAAAATTGACTGCCGGCAGCTTGGATTTGCTGATTGATGAGACCGCCGCGAAAATCGCCCGTGCTTACGCCGCCGACCGCGTTCTCACCGCGCCGGGCAGCAAACCGCTGGTTGAGCATGCAGCTACGACCAAGCAATTTATTCGGGATTGGTATGCAAAGATTCGGGGGGAGTTGATAAAACTCGATTGATCGGCTTAAAAACGAAATTCCATTGCCATGCTTGCCCCGTGATACATCGGTTGAATTCCTATTTGAAGGGTGTTATTTTTTTCTTGATGCGGATAAAGCCAATAACTCACCAATGTTCCGCTCACCGCGCCGGCGACCACGTCGCTGAGGTAATGTTTTTTGTCGTGAATGCGCGAGAAGCCGACGTAGCCCGCCCAGCCGTACAGCACGCCAAATGAAAGTCTTTTCCAGGCTTTCGGTGACATTAAAGGCAAAGTTTCATCACCGCGCGTCGTGAAGCCGTCGATAAAATCACGTGCTTCGAGATAGAGAAACGTCGAGGTGGCAAACGCCGCCGAAGTGTGTCCGGAGAAAAAAGAATATGTGTCCGAGCCATCCGGACGGTAGCGGTGAATATTGCGTTTCGACAAGCGCGTCACAACTTTGGTGTAATAAAGCGCTTGATGAAAACGGAACATTTTGGCGTAAGTTGCGGCGGCGTAATCGTGGAGATTGACGGCGTCGAGCAGCATCATGCCGGCCAAACGCGAGGTGGCGAACAAGCCCGGATAATAAACCGGGCTGAGCGCGCCGAGCGATTTTTTGCCGTCATTTCTTGCCAAACTTTCGGTGATTTCTTCATCCACTTCCAGCGGCGGCAGCTCGAGGCCCTGGCCCGGTCTCTGCTGATCGAGAAAAGCGCTTGCGGCTAATCCCAGCAAATCGCGGCGCTGAAAACTCATTTTGGCCCCCTCATATAAATTTTCGTAAAAGCGCTTTTCGTCGAGGTTGAAACGCTCAGCGGTTGAGCGAGGCGCCAGATTTTGCAAAACCATTGCCGAATCGCCCGAGGTGAATGTCGGGCCTTGCGCCAAAAGGGGTTGACCGGCAAAAAA
This candidate division KSB1 bacterium DNA region includes the following protein-coding sequences:
- a CDS encoding CotH kinase family protein → MSFWKNYLCLCSAAALLIACGKIVDPADTDDFGLTKIELTITSEYLGILNSMVFARREVPGRIEVAGERRKVFVRYSGQTSLGQFKKSYTVEFTDGELFRGHKEYVISAQNGDPTKLNTTLGFWAFRQAGLMASEVEPAAVYLNGVYQGLYYFIEPVDEDFLRIRRRRLGSLYEAFNGKFDGAHFSFAGGYDVRLGFESKGERKEFYGDLERLIEILDASTPENLPARIEPLLDVENYLRYLAVSVLFHNWDGYFNNFRLHLDPQIGKFQIIPWDLDNLLELHPTRSRLEGANELSEKLLQVPAYRRRYKQILLELMDEKLTAGSLDLLIDETAAKIARAYAADRVLTAPGSKPLVEHAATTKQFIRDWYAKIRGELIKLD
- a CDS encoding phosphatase PAP2 family protein, encoding MKLSVSTTPAFFLLTFFAGQPLLAQGPTFTSGDSAMVLQNLAPRSTAERFNLDEKRFYENLYEGAKMSFQRRDLLGLAASAFLDQQRPGQGLELPPLEVDEEITESLARNDGKKSLGALSPVYYPGLFATSRLAGMMLLDAVNLHDYAAATYAKMFRFHQALYYTKVVTRLSKRNIHRYRPDGSDTYSFFSGHTSAAFATSTFLYLEARDFIDGFTTRGDETLPLMSPKAWKRLSFGVLYGWAGYVGFSRIHDKKHYLSDVVAGAVSGTLVSYWLYPHQEKNNTLQIGIQPMYHGASMAMEFRF